A window from Camelus dromedarius isolate mCamDro1 chromosome 9, mCamDro1.pat, whole genome shotgun sequence encodes these proteins:
- the MYADM gene encoding myeloid-associated differentiation marker, translating to MPVTVTRTTITTTTSSSSGLSYPTIVGSPRALTQPLGLLRLLQLLSTCVAFSLVASVGAWTGAMGNWSMFTWCFCFAVTLIILIVELGGLQARFPLSWRNFPITYACYAALFCLSASIIYPTTYVQFMSHGRSRDHAIAATTFSCIACVAYATEVAWTRARPGEITGYMATVPGLLKVLETFVACVIFAFISSPYLYQHQPALEWCVAVYSICFILAAVAILLNLGDCTNMLPFPFPSFLSGLALLSVLLYATALVLWPLYQFDEKYGGQPRRYRDVSCGSQHTYYVCSWDRRLAVAILTAINLLAYVADLVYSARLVFVRV from the coding sequence ATGCCAGTGACGGTGACCCGCACCACCATCACGACCACCACATCGTCGTCCTCAGGCCTGAGCTACCCGACCATCGTGGGGTCCCCTCGGGCGCTGACCCAGCCCCTGGGCCTCCTCCGCCTGCTGCAGCTGCTCTCCACCTGTGTGGCCTTCTCTCTGGTGGCCAGTGTGGGTGCCTGGACGGGGGCCATGGGTAACTGGTCCATGTTCACCTGGTGCTTCTGCTTCGCCGTGACCCTCATCATCCTCATCGTCGAGTTAGGAGGGCTCCAGGCCCGCTTCCCCCTGTCCTGGCGCAACTTCCCCATCACCTACGCCTGCTACGCTGCCCTCTTCTGCCTCTCGGCTTCCATCATCTACCCCACCACCTACGTCCAGTTCATGTCTCACGGCCGCTCGCGGGACCACGCCATCGCCGCCACCACCTTCTCCTGCATCGCCTGTGTGGCTTACGCCACCGAAGTGGCCTGGACCCGGGCCCGGCCTGGTGAGATCACCGGCTACATGGCCACCGTGCCGGGCCTGCTCAAGGTGCTGGAGACCTTCGTGGCCTGTGTCATCTTTGCCTTCATCAGCAGCCCCTACCTGTACCAGCACCAGCCAGCCCTGGAGTGGTGCGTGGCCGTCTATTCCATCTGCTTCATCCTGGCAGCCGTGGCCATCCTGCTGAACCTGGGTGACTGCACCAACATGctgcccttccccttccccagcttcCTCTCTGGGCTGGCCCTGCTCTCTGTCCTCCTCTACGCCACTGCTCTGGTCCTCTGGCCCCTCTACCAGTTCGACGAGAAGTATGGCGGCCAGCCCCGGCGGTACAGGGATGTGAGCTGCGGCAGTCAGCACACCTACTACGTGTGTTCCTGGGACCGCCGCCTGGCCGTGGCCATCTTGACAGCCATCAACCTGCTGGCTTACGTGGCCGATCTGGTGTACTCGGCCCGCCTGGTTTTTGTCAGGGTCTGA